AAGCTCGGTACGCCCGTCGTTCGCGCCGTACAACACCTGCGCCGACATCGACGCCCTCGTCGCCGCGCTCCGCCAACTTCAGCAAGGACGCCGTTGACGACGGGGCGGGGACAGCCTCACGCCCCGCCCCTTCCCGACCGAAAGCCCCCCAATGCGCCACCACCGACTTCAACCATCACTTTGTCGCCGCCCGCGCGGCACCATTCATCATGCATGAAACCGTCTGGCTCGGCCGCGGCGGTCAGGGCGCCTTCACCGCCGCGCGCCTGCTCGGCATCGCCGCCATGATCGACGGCAAGCACGCCCAGGCGATGCCGGCCTTCGGCCCGGAACGGCGCGGCGCGCCGGTATTCGCCTACACGCGTATCGATGCTGCCCGCGTACGCGAACGCAGTGCCATCCGCCGCGCCGACGCCGCCGTCATTCTCGACGCATCGCTGCTGACGCAGGTGCCGACCGGCTTCCTGACGCCTGACACGCTGCTGCTGATCGACGCCGAAAGCGCGCCGGAGAAGGCACTCGGAGCCAGCGGTCGCACGGTGCCGTTTCCGGCACGGCGTATTGCCCGCGAGGTGCTCGGCAGCGACCATACCAATGCCATCCTGTTCGGCGCGCTGGCAGCCCTGACCGGCATCGTCAGCCCGGCTTCGGCCGAGGCGGCGATCCTCGGCGAATTCGGCCACGGCAGCAAGGGCGAGCGCAATCTCGAAGCCTTCCGCCACGCCCGCGCGCTGGCCGAATCCTTCGATGCCAGCGTCACCCGCTCGTCCCTCACCGCCGACGGAGGACGCCATGGCTGACCGCGACCGCCCCTGCCATCTGCGCCCATTCTCGCGCCCGCGCGACATCGACGACTGGCCCGGCAGCGCCCAACTCGACGGCGGCCACCTTGCCGCCTCGAACCGCAGCTGGCGGACGCTGTGGCCGCAGATCGACCTCGCCCCCTGCAACAAATGCAACCTCTGCCTGCTCTACTGTCCCGATGCCGCCATCGTCGCCACTGCCGACGGCTTTCCGCGCGTCGAAGACGACTGGTGCAAGGGCTGCGGCCTCTGCGCCGCCGAATGCCCGAAGCAGTGCATCGCCATGATCGACGAACACACCCGGACACAGCCATGAGCCGACTCGCCTTTCTTTGCGGCAACGACGCCGTCGCCGAAGCCGTCCGGCTGGCGCGGCCGCGCGTCGTCGCCGCGTATCCGATCACGCCGCAGACCGGCGTCGTCGAACGCCTCTCCGAAATGGTCGACAACGGCGAGCTCGACGCCGAGTTCGTACACGTCGAATCGGAGCATTCCGCCCTCTCGCTCGTCATGGGCAGCAGCGCCACCGGGGTGCGCACCTTCACCGCCACCTCGTCGCAGGGCCTGCTCTACATGGCCGAGATCCTGACCTACGCGTCCGGCGGACGCTACCCGCTGGTCATGATGAACGCCAACCGCGCGCTGGCGCTGCCGTGGAATATCTACGGCGACCAGAGCGATTCGCTGTCGCTGGTCTCGTCGGGCTGGATCCAGGCCTATGCCGAGGACGCGCAGGAAAGCCTCGACCTGACGCTGCAGGCCTATGCCATCGCCGAAAATCCGGCGGTACGCACGCCGGTACTCGTCAACCTCGACGGCTTCGTCCTCACGCATACCTACGAAGCCGTCTCGGTCCCGGACCAGGACGCCGTCGATGCCTTCCTGCCGCCGCGCGACCTGCCACCCGGCTATCCGGGCACCTTCGATCTCGACCGGCCGCAGAGCCTCGGCATCACCGCCGGCCCCGGCGACTATGCCGTCTTCAAATACCGCCAGCATCGCGACATGATCCATGCCGCCGACATCATCCGCGACACCGGGCGGCGCTTCGCCGACACCTTCGGACGCGGCGTCGCCGGGCTGACCGAAAGCTATCGCGCCGACGACGCCGAACTGATCGTCATCACGCTCGGATCGATCGCCGACACGGTGCGCGCCGCCGTCGATGCGCTGCGCGAACAAGGGATCGCCGCCGGCCTGCTGCGCCTGCGCTACCTGCGCCCCTTCCCCGCCGACGAGCTGTTCGCGGCGCTGTTCGGCGCCCTGCGCGGCACTGCCGTCAAAGCGATCGGCATTCTCGAAAAGGATATTTCCTTCGGC
The uncultured Propionivibrio sp. DNA segment above includes these coding regions:
- a CDS encoding 2-oxoacid:acceptor oxidoreductase family protein; amino-acid sequence: MHETVWLGRGGQGAFTAARLLGIAAMIDGKHAQAMPAFGPERRGAPVFAYTRIDAARVRERSAIRRADAAVILDASLLTQVPTGFLTPDTLLLIDAESAPEKALGASGRTVPFPARRIAREVLGSDHTNAILFGALAALTGIVSPASAEAAILGEFGHGSKGERNLEAFRHARALAESFDASVTRSSLTADGGRHG
- a CDS encoding 4Fe-4S dicluster-binding protein; this translates as MADRDRPCHLRPFSRPRDIDDWPGSAQLDGGHLAASNRSWRTLWPQIDLAPCNKCNLCLLYCPDAAIVATADGFPRVEDDWCKGCGLCAAECPKQCIAMIDEHTRTQP
- the porA gene encoding pyruvate ferredoxin oxidoreductase encodes the protein MSRLAFLCGNDAVAEAVRLARPRVVAAYPITPQTGVVERLSEMVDNGELDAEFVHVESEHSALSLVMGSSATGVRTFTATSSQGLLYMAEILTYASGGRYPLVMMNANRALALPWNIYGDQSDSLSLVSSGWIQAYAEDAQESLDLTLQAYAIAENPAVRTPVLVNLDGFVLTHTYEAVSVPDQDAVDAFLPPRDLPPGYPGTFDLDRPQSLGITAGPGDYAVFKYRQHRDMIHAADIIRDTGRRFADTFGRGVAGLTESYRADDAELIVITLGSIADTVRAAVDALREQGIAAGLLRLRYLRPFPADELFAALFGALRGTAVKAIGILEKDISFGHQGSVALEVKAALYDPLAASGLGLPPTLNAIAGLGGQDVSRDDIVTLYSDLAELAGGSPLRPRPGRIGHTHFVGLEAYDEKNQHQDAP